The genomic interval TGGCTCTCATTGGACTGTACTTCTTCGTCTTCGGATTCGGCCTGGGCTGTGCAATGCAGATTTTGGTTCTCATCGTGCAGAACTCCTTCCCAATCACCATGGTTGGCACCGCGACCGGTTCCAACAACTTCTTCCGCCAAATCGGTGGAGCAGTAGGTTCCGCACTGATCGGTGGCCTGTTTATCTCCAACCTGTCCGACCGATTCACCGAAAACGTCCCCGCAGCAGTGGCTTCCATGGGTGAAGAAGGCGCACAATACGCCTCAGCAATGTCCGATTTCTCCGGTGCATCCAACCTCACTCCACACCTTGTTGAATCACTTCCACAAGCACTCCGTGAAGCAATTCAACTTTCTTACAACGACGCCCTGACACCAATCTTCTTGGCGCTCACCCCGATCGCAGTAGTCGCCGCGATCCTCCTCTTTTTCATCCGTGAAGATCACCTCAAGGAAACGCACGAATAATGACACACGAAACTTCCGTCCCCGGACCTGCCGACGCGCAGGTCGCAGGAGATACGAAGCTGCGCAAAGGCCGCGCGAAGAAGGAAAAAACTCCTTCATCAATGACGCCTGAACAACAAAAGAAAGTCTGGTGGGTCCTCAGCGCGCTGATGGTCGCCATGATGATGGCCTCCCTTGACCAGATGATTTTCGGCACAGCCCTGCCAACAATCGTCGGTGAACTCGGCGGCGTTGACCACATGATGTGGGTCATCACCGCATACCTACTTGCCGAAACCATCATGCTGCCGATCTACGGAAAGCTCGGCGACCTGGTTGGACGTAAAGGTCTCTTCATCGGAGCCCTCGGCATCTTCCTGATCGGCTCCGTCATCGGCGGGCTTGCAGGAAATATGACCTGGTTGATCGTCGGCCGTGCCGTACAGGGCATCGGTGGCGGTGGACTGATGATCCTCTCGCAGGCAATCATCGCGGACGTTGTTCCAGCACGTGAACGTGGCCGCTACATGGGTGTCATGGGTGGAGTCTTCGGACTCTCTGCAGTTCTTGGCCCACTACTCGGTGGCTGGTTCACCGAAGGACCAGGCTGGCGCTGGGCATTCTGGATGAACATCCCACTGGGAATCATCGCCATCGGTGTCGCCATTTACTTCCTGGACATTCCAAAGAAGAGCGTCAAGTTCCGCTGGGATTACCTGGGCACTTTCTTCATGATCGTTGCCGCAACCAGCCTGATCCTGTTCACCACCTGGGGTGGATCCCAGTACGAGTGGTCTGATCCAATCATCATTGGACTGATCATCACCACCATCGTTGCCGCTGCACTGCTGGTTGTTGTGGAACTGCGCGCAAAAGATCCATTGGTTCCAATGTCCTTCTTCCAAAACCGCAACTTCACGCTCACCACCATTGCAGGCCTGATCCTGGGTATCGCAATGTTCGGCATCATCGGCTACCTTCCGACCTACCTCCAGATGGTCCACGGAATCAACGCCACCGAAGCCGGCTACATGCTGATCCCAATGATGGTCGGCATGATGGGTACCTCCATCTGGACTGGTATCCGCATCTCCAACACAGGAAAGTACAAACTCTTCCCACCAATCGGCATGGTGGTTACCTTCGTGGCACTGATCTTCTTTGCCCGAATGGAAGTGTCCACCACCCTGTGGCAGATCGGAATCTACCTCTTCGTCCTCGGCGTCGGCCTGGGTCTAGCCATGCAGGTTCTGGTCCTGATCGTTCAGAACACCCTGCCAACCGCGGTGGTCGGATCCGCAACCGCTGTGAACAACTTCTTCCGTCAAATCGGTTCCTCACTCGGATCCGCGCTGGTCGGTGGCATGTTCGTTGGCAACTTGGGAACCCTCATGGAAGAAAGAATGCCAGCAGCCATGGCACAACTTTCACCAGAAGAACAAGCCGCCATGGCAGCCCAAGGCGGACTGGACTCCAACGAATTGACGCCGGCAATCGTCAATCAATTGCCAACCGCGCTCCACGATGCGTTCGCCGGTTCCTACAACGACGCACTCATCCCAGTGTTCTACGTGATGATGCCACTGATCGGCATCGCGCTGCTTCTCTTGCTGTTTATTAAGCAAGAAAAACTACGCGAAACCACCACAGACTAAACACAAAACAAATGAGACCTACCCTCGGGTAGGTCTCATTTGTTTAGGGTCGCGTCGAAAAGCAAAAAGCCTTAATCAAAGACAACCGTGCGGTTACCGTAAACCAGCACCCGGTCCTCCAAGTGGAAACGCAAACCGCGAGCCAGCACCTGCTTCTCCGCATCGCGGCCCAAACGCTGCATCTCAGTCGGCGTATCCTTATGCGTCACACGAATAACATCCTGCTCAATGATCGGACCATCATCCAGATCCCCAGTCGCATAATGGCAGGTCGCACCAATCAACTTCACACCACGGCTATACGCCTGATGATACGGGCGCGCACCCATAAACGACGGCAAGAAACTGTGATGAATATTCAACACACGACCAGCCCACATCTCACACAAATCCGGCGGCAAAATCTGCATAAAACGAGCCAAAACAATCGCATCCGGATCATAACCATTCACAATCTCAGCGACCTGGTCAAACGCCTTCCGCTTACCAACCGCATCCTTAGGAAACGGCACATGGAAAAACGGAACATTATGGTTCTCCGCAATATAACGCAAGTTCTCATGGTTACCCACAACCGCAACAACTTCCATCGGATAATCATTCTCAGCCACACGACCTAACAAATCGTGCAAGCAGTGGCCCTCCTTAGACACCAACAACACAGCCTTCTTCACCTGCGCAGTGTCAGTGAAACTCCACTTAGCCCTCGGGCCGAACTCCTCCGCAAGCGGAGCGAACTCCTCCCGCAACTGCTCAATCGTGGTATCAATCGACTCAGCGCGAATCGCCTGACGAGTAAAGAACCAATTCGAATCAGGATCCGTGAAATATCCAGCCTCAGTAATCCAACCCCCACGCTCAGCTAGGAACGACGACAACTTCGCCACAATTCCAGTGGAGTCAGGGCAGCCAAAAGTGAGCACAAACTGACGCTCTTCAGGCGCAGCGCTCGGACGATTACGAACTTCAGGAGAACTCGGGGTCATTCGTTGCATTCTACCCTGGAAATTTTCCCACACTAAGTCAGGTCTAAGTAGGGTATGGATATGACGATTTCCCGCTCCACCATGGCCCAAATCCTTGACTACACCCTCCTCGGACCAGAAGTAACCAACTCCGAACTGGCCGCATTTATAGATTCCGCAATTGAGCTGGGAGTCGGCACGATCTGTGTCCCCAACAGCATGGTCAACCTAACTGCAAAAGCCCAAGAAGCTGGAATTCGAGTGGCCACCGTCGCAGGATTCCCGCACGGCAAAACCCCCGCGTTGGTGAAAGCCGCCGAAGCGCGCCTTGCCGTACAGTCCGGAGCTTCCGAAGTAGATGTTGTTTTGGATATTGCGGTAGTGAAAGAGGGAGATGCCAATAGGTTGCTGCAGGAAATTGTGGCAATCAGGGAGGCTGTTCCATCTCCTGTGGTGCTGAAATTCATCCTCGAAACAGCTGTTGTGAGTGATGAAGCAATTGTGACTGCAGTGAATGCGTTGATTGCTGCTGGTGCTGACTTCGCTAAAACTTCCACGGGATTCCACCCAGCGGGAGGGGCAACTGTTGAGGCTGTTCGGGTGATGGCTTCGGCTTCTCGGGGAAGGGTTGGAATTAAGGCTGCCGGTGGGGTGAAAACTTGGGAAGATGCGGTGGCGTTTGTTGAAGCAGGGGCTACTCGCATTGGAACTTCTAATGCGGGAGCCATTTTGGAGGGTGCGCCGGAGTAGTTTGGCGTTCTAATCGGGACTGATGGGTAATTGAGGGCGGTTAAGAGGGTTCGAAGTTCGATTCGGGGGTCGGGCTTCGGGGCAATGCAAAAATCCACCACAACCTGCAGGAATGTTGAGATCTGTGGTGGATTTTCCCGCTTTAGAGGCCTTGGGATGCAAAAATCAGACCGATTCTGCTGCGAGGCTGCTCGTTGTGGTGAGTAGTTGATCAGGGAACTCACAGACTCCTGGGGTGGGGTGAAAGGGGCTGAAAAATAGCCTTGCATGCAAAATATTTGATGCTTTGTGTGCCGTTTTAAGAGCTTGAAGGCGAGGAACTGACACTAGAGCTCATTTGGAGAATTGGGCGCCTTAAACGGGAGGGAACCGAATCGGCGGAATCACAGTCTAACTTAAGCATGAAGCCAATTAGATTTGAAGATGTCCAGCATGAAATGAATAGAAGACAGTTCTCTGCAAAGTACACAAGAGTAGTGGGAACGTTTTGGATTAAGAAGGAATATGCGGAAAATCCGGTTGTGGTGGCAGATGCGCTATTGCGGAGATTTCCCAACGGTGTAATCAGGGGATTCACTGCACTGATTGTGAGAGGATACTCCCTGTTGGATGAACCTCGAACGGCGGAAATTAGCGTCCCGAGGGGAGCGAGCCATGTGACTGTCCTTTTGGGAAAAGTCGTGCGCCACAAAATGCCAGAGGTGCATGTGGTGAAGGGGAGGCGCTGCGTGAGTGTTGCCCAGGCGCTGTTGGATGAGTTTCCCGCGATGGTTCTGGAACAGCAGGTGGCATTGGTAGACCATTTGGTGAGGCAGAATGAGGATCTGTACAAGCAGCTGCAGCAGGTGAAAGCGCTAAAGGAAGTGATGCGGCTGGTGAATCCGATGGCGGAGTCGAGGCCGGAATCGATGCTCAGGGTGAGGCTTCGTCGTGAGGGGATTTGGGGGTTTGAGCCGCAGATTCCGGTGGAGTGTGATGGGGTGACGAGGTTTGTGGATTTGGGAAACCCGAAGCTTCGGATAGCGCTCGAGTATCAGGGGGCTGTGCATTTTGAGGATGCGGAGAAGAGGTCGCAGGATAGTCGGCGGGTGAATGAGTTGAGGGCTGCGGGGTGGGTGGTGATAGAAGTAACCTGGCCTGATCTTGCGGATCAGGCCAGGTGGGGGAGGTTGCTTACTGAGTTAAGGAAGCAGATCGGGCGGGCAGAGGAGGAAAGGAAAATGAGGAGGACACCGATTCCAATGCCACCGGATCCGTTTAGGCCTTACTGAAGCGGGCGATGGCGTCGGAAACTTCTTTGAGTTTTGCGTCGAGTTCGTCGCCGCCGAGGTCAGCTGCTTCTTTGACACAGTGAGCGAGGTGATCGTCGAGGAGGCCGAACGCCACGTTTTTGAGTGCGGAGTTCACTGCGGAGATCTGCGTGAGGATGTCGATGCAGTATTGTTCCTCGTCGATCATGCGGTGAATGCCTCGGGTTTGGCCTTCGATTCTTTTGAGGCGTGCGAGGTAACGCTGCTTTTCTTCGATGTAACCGTGGGTGTGGCATTCGCTGTTGGACATTAGTTGCTCCTTGCTTTGAATCCTCGCAGACGCAAGGAATTGGAGACGACGAAAACTGAACTGAAGGCCATCGCAATGCCGGCAAGCATTGGGTTGAGGAGTCCGATCGCCGCTACTGGGATTAGTGCAACATTGTAGGCGAAAGCCCAGAAAAGGTTTCCCTTGATGGTGCCGAGGGTTTTACGGGACAGTCGGATGGCGTCGACTGCGGATCGGAGGTCGTTGTTCATGAGGGTGATGTCGGAGGCTTCGATGGCTACGTCGGTGCCGGCTCCCATGGCGAGTCCGAGGTCAGCTTGGGCAAGAGCTGCGGCATCGTTGACGCCGTCGCCGACCATCGCAACGTTTTTGCCTTGTGCTTGGAGGGCTTCTACGTTTTGGACTTTTTCGTGGGGGAGGACGTTGGCGATGACTTGGTCGATGCCGACTTCAGCGGCTACGGATTTAGCTGCGCCTTCATTGTCTCCGGTGAGTAGGATTGGGGTGAGTCCCAGTTCCTTGAGTCCGCGGATTGCTTCGGCGGAGGTGTCTTTGACGGTGTCGCGGACCGTGATTATTCCGGAATCTACGCCGTCAATCGTGACGACTACGGGGGTTCCGCCGATTTTTTGGGCGTGTTGGAAGGGGTGGAGGAGGGCGTCGATAAGCGTGCTTGAAGGCCTGCCCACGCGGACCTCGTGTCCGCGGACTACACCGGTGACTCCCTGACCTGCGGTGTTTTGGAAGTCGGTGACTTGCTCGTGTTCGGCGGCCTTGGCGATTGCCTGGGCGATGGGGTGTTCGGAGGCGGACTCGACGGCTGCAGCGAATTCGAGGATTTCGGTTTCGCTGTAGTTGATGGCGGTGACGTCGGTGACGGACATGGTGCCGGTGGTGACGGTGCCGGTTTTGTCGAGGACGATGGTGTCGACTTTTTTGGTGGATTCGAGGATTTCAGGGCCCTTGATCAACAGACCGAGTTGCGCGCCGCGGCCGGTTCCGACCAGAAGTGCGGTTGGGGTTGCCAGGCCGAGGGCACAAGGGCAGGCGATAATGAGGACGGCGACTGCTGCGGTGAATGCTGGGGCGAGGCCGGCGTCGGTGAAGACGAGGTGCGCGATCAGCGTCGCAATAGCAATTACGATGACAACGGGAACGAAAACCTGCGAGATTTGGTCAACAAGACGCTGGACAGGGGCCTTTTTGGACTGTGCGTCCGTGACCAGTTTAGCCATTTGCGACAGGGTGGTGTCGGCGCCGATGCGGGTTACTTTCACCATGAGGCGGCCGGAAGTGTTCAGCGTTGCGCCGGTAACTTTGGAGCCCTTGGTGACTTCAACGGGGATGGATTCGCCGGTGAGCATGGATTCGTCGACTGCGGAGGAACCTTCGACGACTTCACCGTCGGTGGCGATTTTCTCGCCGGGGCGGGTGATGAAAACGTCGCCGAGTTTAAGCTGATTCACAGGAACGCGGACTTCGGCGCCGTCACGTAAGACGACTGCATCTTTGGCGCCCATGTCCAGCAGCTTGCGCAGAGCTTCCGAAGATTGGCCCTTAGCTTTTGTCTCAAACCAGCGTCCAAGCAGCAGGAACGTAATAACGACCGCGACGGTTTCGAGGTAAATCTCATCCATCGTGGAGGCCGACGGCAGCAGGTGCATCTCCATCTTCATGCCAGGGTGACCAGCATTTCCAATGAACAAAGCCCACAGGGACCACAGGTAAGCAGCGGACGTGCCGAGTGAAACCAGGGTGTCCATGGTGAAGGAACCGTGCTTCAGGTTTGCCCACGTTGCCTTGTGGAACGGTGAACCGCCCCAGAAGAAAATCGGGGTGACCAAAGTGAGTACGGCCCACTGCCAGTTGTTGAATTGCAGCGCCGGGATCATGCTGACCAAAACCACAGGAACTGACAACAGTGCAGAGACGATCACGCGGTGTTTCAGGTCGGCTGCTTCGTGGTCGCGAGCTGCGTCGATGCGGGACTGGCCGCTGTCAGCTGGAGCGTTGTCCTCTTCTGATTCGGCAGCTGCGGAAGCCATCGTGAAAGCACCGTAGCCGGTGTCCTCAACAGTCTTAATCAGCTGTTCAGGGCTGACCTTTGAGGGGTCGTAGCTGACCTGTGCGGATTCCGTCGCGTAGTTGACGGTTGCTTCAACGCCGTCGAGCTTGTTCAGTTTGCGCTCGACGCGGGCGGAGCAAGAAGTGCAGGTCATGCCGGTAACGCCGAGGTCGACGTCAATGAAATTCAGTGCCGCCGGGATTTTGGCGGGTGTCTGAGCCATGGGATCGCTCCTTCTGCGAGTATGTTTACATGACTCACTGTATACCCCCTAGGGGTATGGGTCAACCCTTCGCGGGAACATGCCTGGCGTAAACCACGTGAGGGTCATTGCAATTACTGCCGCGATAATCGAGCCCCATGTGGCGTCGACGAACCTGTATATCGCGAAACTAATCGCCGCGATCAGGAACCAAATTAGCGGCACAAAAATGGATGTTCGATTATTGCGTGTGATTTCCTCATCAATCCAGCCTTCCTGTGGAAACCTGGCGCGCGCTTCTCGACGAATCCTCCTCGCCGTTTTCGACGCCGGCACGAAGGTGGCAAACAAGACCAAAACGAGACCCACT from Corynebacterium glutamicum ATCC 13032 carries:
- the deoC gene encoding deoxyribose-phosphate aldolase; translation: MTISRSTMAQILDYTLLGPEVTNSELAAFIDSAIELGVGTICVPNSMVNLTAKAQEAGIRVATVAGFPHGKTPALVKAAEARLAVQSGASEVDVVLDIAVVKEGDANRLLQEIVAIREAVPSPVVLKFILETAVVSDEAIVTAVNALIAAGADFAKTSTGFHPAGGATVEAVRVMASASRGRVGIKAAGGVKTWEDAVAFVEAGATRIGTSNAGAILEGAPE
- a CDS encoding metal-sensitive transcriptional regulator, whose protein sequence is MSNSECHTHGYIEEKQRYLARLKRIEGQTRGIHRMIDEEQYCIDILTQISAVNSALKNVAFGLLDDHLAHCVKEAADLGGDELDAKLKEVSDAIARFSKA
- a CDS encoding heavy metal translocating P-type ATPase, which codes for MAQTPAKIPAALNFIDVDLGVTGMTCTSCSARVERKLNKLDGVEATVNYATESAQVSYDPSKVSPEQLIKTVEDTGYGAFTMASAAAESEEDNAPADSGQSRIDAARDHEAADLKHRVIVSALLSVPVVLVSMIPALQFNNWQWAVLTLVTPIFFWGGSPFHKATWANLKHGSFTMDTLVSLGTSAAYLWSLWALFIGNAGHPGMKMEMHLLPSASTMDEIYLETVAVVITFLLLGRWFETKAKGQSSEALRKLLDMGAKDAVVLRDGAEVRVPVNQLKLGDVFITRPGEKIATDGEVVEGSSAVDESMLTGESIPVEVTKGSKVTGATLNTSGRLMVKVTRIGADTTLSQMAKLVTDAQSKKAPVQRLVDQISQVFVPVVIVIAIATLIAHLVFTDAGLAPAFTAAVAVLIIACPCALGLATPTALLVGTGRGAQLGLLIKGPEILESTKKVDTIVLDKTGTVTTGTMSVTDVTAINYSETEILEFAAAVESASEHPIAQAIAKAAEHEQVTDFQNTAGQGVTGVVRGHEVRVGRPSSTLIDALLHPFQHAQKIGGTPVVVTIDGVDSGIITVRDTVKDTSAEAIRGLKELGLTPILLTGDNEGAAKSVAAEVGIDQVIANVLPHEKVQNVEALQAQGKNVAMVGDGVNDAAALAQADLGLAMGAGTDVAIEASDITLMNNDLRSAVDAIRLSRKTLGTIKGNLFWAFAYNVALIPVAAIGLLNPMLAGIAMAFSSVFVVSNSLRLRGFKARSN
- the purU gene encoding formyltetrahydrofolate deformylase — its product is MTPSSPEVRNRPSAAPEERQFVLTFGCPDSTGIVAKLSSFLAERGGWITEAGYFTDPDSNWFFTRQAIRAESIDTTIEQLREEFAPLAEEFGPRAKWSFTDTAQVKKAVLLVSKEGHCLHDLLGRVAENDYPMEVVAVVGNHENLRYIAENHNVPFFHVPFPKDAVGKRKAFDQVAEIVNGYDPDAIVLARFMQILPPDLCEMWAGRVLNIHHSFLPSFMGARPYHQAYSRGVKLIGATCHYATGDLDDGPIIEQDVIRVTHKDTPTEMQRLGRDAEKQVLARGLRFHLEDRVLVYGNRTVVFD
- a CDS encoding MDR family MFS transporter: MTHETSVPGPADAQVAGDTKLRKGRAKKEKTPSSMTPEQQKKVWWVLSALMVAMMMASLDQMIFGTALPTIVGELGGVDHMMWVITAYLLAETIMLPIYGKLGDLVGRKGLFIGALGIFLIGSVIGGLAGNMTWLIVGRAVQGIGGGGLMILSQAIIADVVPARERGRYMGVMGGVFGLSAVLGPLLGGWFTEGPGWRWAFWMNIPLGIIAIGVAIYFLDIPKKSVKFRWDYLGTFFMIVAATSLILFTTWGGSQYEWSDPIIIGLIITTIVAAALLVVVELRAKDPLVPMSFFQNRNFTLTTIAGLILGIAMFGIIGYLPTYLQMVHGINATEAGYMLIPMMVGMMGTSIWTGIRISNTGKYKLFPPIGMVVTFVALIFFARMEVSTTLWQIGIYLFVLGVGLGLAMQVLVLIVQNTLPTAVVGSATAVNNFFRQIGSSLGSALVGGMFVGNLGTLMEERMPAAMAQLSPEEQAAMAAQGGLDSNELTPAIVNQLPTALHDAFAGSYNDALIPVFYVMMPLIGIALLLLLFIKQEKLRETTTD